The genomic window CGACAGCCTCCTTGCGCATCGAGCAGGTCGATTGCAGCGTCCCGTCGACGTTGCCGAAGTAGCAGCCCACCAGGCTCACGTCCGCGTACGGGATCGAGACGGTCACGACGCCGCTTGGGCGGCCGCTTTCATCGGCCCCGACATCCGTCGTGCACGTCGTCAGCCCCAGCGGCTGCACGTATGCATTCACGCGCGCCAGCACGTCATCCTGGGTCGCCGCCGGCAACGCCGCGGTGCGCGCACCCTCGCGGGCCGCGGTCACGATGGCCTGTCGCACGGTGAAGACCCAGCCGTACTCGATGATGCCAAAGAGCATGGTCAGCAAAACGGGCGTGACGATCGCCAGCTCGACCGCCGCCGCCCCACGCCTGTGTCGATGAACTAGCTTCTTGATCACGTGAGCCAACCTCCGAAGTAGTAAGTCAACAGGACTAACCACGTGCCGGCCGTGAGCGGCACGCCATACGGCAGAAGCTGGCTCGTGTCACCGAACGTCTTCGCGCCGCCGAACTCGCCGAAGGCGGTGTCGAACCGGCGCATCTTGGTCAGGATCATCTGCATGTTGGTGAAGGCGTGCACCGTCCGCCCGGACGTGTAAATCATGATGACCGCGGCGATGCCACCGATGATGGCCCCGACCGCAAAGCTCATTAGCGTCAGCCACGGACCCAGCCAGCAGCCGATCGCCGCCATGAGCTTGACATCCCCCGCGCCCATCCCATGCATGGCCCAGGGTACGATAAGAACGCCGAACCCAACCAGTAATCCAAGCAGGCCCCAGCCCACCCCGCCCAGCACGCCATTCTCCCCGGACGTGTACCAACCGAACGCGAGCCCCTGCGCGAGCAGACCGGCGGCCGCCAGGCTGGCGTTCAGCCAGTTGGGCACGCGCCGCTGGGAGTAGTCGATCCACGAGGCGTACAAGATGCCCGGCCCGAGGATCGCGAAAACTATCGTCCAGTAATGAGTTGCGAAGAAACTCATGTTCAGCTCGCGACTTGCCAAGCCTGTCGTCTGAAGTCCCGGCCGGAACGTCCGCTACCGGCGACCCACCTTTACATCGGACGTTCAGTAGGGTGAGGCGAGAAAGACGAGCGGCGGCTACCGCGTGTGCGGTGCCGCCGCTCACTAGCCTTCTGCCGAGACGACTGCGCCGCCGCCTGGACTACGGAACGTCCGAACCGTCGCCGGCCGGCATCTGACCCGACAGGGTATTGAACGTACCCTTCAGGGCGCTGCCGAGCGCAGTAATCGCGGCAATGCACGCCACGATGATCAGAGCCAGCATCACCGCGTACTCAGTCGCGGTCGGGCCATCCTCGCTCACGAGGAACGCACGCATGCGGGAAACCAACGCGTTCATGGATCTTCCTTTCTTCTTCGCAGTTGCAGCGACCGAAGTCGCCAGCCGTGACTTAACGCCTCCCTGCGACCCTCAGCGAATCCACAATCTTTCCACTCCGGACAGCCCGGGCCAGGAGCCCGGCCGTGCCGAAATTGCTGCCCTCTGAAAGCTGTCTTGCGTTTTCCCCAGATCCAGGCGTCCATGCCCGGCCTGTCACGCCGGCCGTCGGATGACTTCCAGCGTGACACTCAAAAGGATCCAAAACGGCGAAGGCCTGAGCAAGCCGGATGGGCAAAATAGGTAAGAATTTTGCGCGTCCTAAAGCACGATGGCGCGGCCTGCCTGCGCAAGCAATTGCCGTACGGAGGCTTAGGACTTCACGTCCGACTCGGCATTCATCGAAGGGAGCGCACTCCGCAGCACGGCCAGCGGGCAGGGCCGCGCCTGCCAGCGCTCAAACTGCGCAGCCGCCTGCCGGATGAACATCTCAACACCATCGATGACCTGGCAGCCGTGCGCCCGCGCCACGCGCAACAGACGCGTCTCCGCCGGCCGGTACACAGTATCCATCACTAGTGTGCCGGCCCGCAGGCAGTCGTCCGGTAACGGCGTGTCGTTCGTGGCGGGCCACAGCCCCACGGAAGTGCAGTTGATGAGGATCTCCCCGACGTAACGCACGCGTGCATCCCACGGCTGCCACGCGCAGCGCAGCTCATGCGCCAAGTGGGCAGCACGCTCCGCGGAGCGGTTGTACAGAGTGACCGCGCAGCCGGCGTCCACCAGCTCCGCGACGACCGCGCGGGCGACGCCGCCGGCACCCAGGACAGCCACCGCGCGCTCGCGACCGAGGCCGGCCCGGGCCGCGTCCAGCGCAGCGCGTGCGCCGAGTCCGTCCGTGTTGTCGCCCTCCCACGTGCCGTCGGGGCCGCGCGTCAGCGTGTTGACGGCGCCGCAGCGGCGTGCCCGCGGCGTGACGGCGTGGCCCTTTTCGTCCAGCCAGCGAAGTGCAGATTCTTTGTGCGGCAAAGTGACGCTGAGTCCCATAACGACCGCGGCCGCCGCGCCGCTCACCGCGTCCATGAACGCGGCGAAGGCGCCGTAATCCGGCAGGACCGGCCAAGGCAGGTAGACGCCATCCACACCAGCGGCGGCCAGCGCGGCATTGT from Phycisphaerae bacterium includes these protein-coding regions:
- a CDS encoding pilus assembly protein; this encodes MIKKLVHRHRRGAAAVELAIVTPVLLTMLFGIIEYGWVFTVRQAIVTAAREGARTAALPAATQDDVLARVNAYVQPLGLTTCTTDVGADESGRPSGVVTVSIPYADVSLVGCYFGNVDGTLQSTCSMRKEAVE
- a CDS encoding prepilin peptidase is translated as MSFFATHYWTIVFAILGPGILYASWIDYSQRRVPNWLNASLAAAGLLAQGLAFGWYTSGENGVLGGVGWGLLGLLVGFGVLIVPWAMHGMGAGDVKLMAAIGCWLGPWLTLMSFAVGAIIGGIAAVIMIYTSGRTVHAFTNMQMILTKMRRFDTAFGEFGGAKTFGDTSQLLPYGVPLTAGTWLVLLTYYFGGWLT
- a CDS encoding Flp family type IVb pilin, producing the protein MNALVSRMRAFLVSEDGPTATEYAVMLALIIVACIAAITALGSALKGTFNTLSGQMPAGDGSDVP
- the aroE gene encoding shikimate dehydrogenase, with the protein product MCSSTHIVVPIVSAAVPLADQVRAAQAAGADVVELRVDRIGDVAAVEALLAQSRSVPLIITVRSAAEGGAWTGGEDERIALLERLALHKPDYIDVELATWQRSAGARDRIAGARRGNQLIISHHDLQATPADLATVFDALAATPADVLKAVFTARDATDSVRVLEQLRRRAAGRPLIALAMGAAGLSTRVLARKFGAWGTFSCLSTDEASAPGQPTIAALRSLYRWDTLGPETRVFGVVGWPVAHSQSPAIHNAALAAAGVDGVYLPWPVLPDYGAFAAFMDAVSGAAAAVVMGLSVTLPHKESALRWLDEKGHAVTPRARRCGAVNTLTRGPDGTWEGDNTDGLGARAALDAARAGLGRERAVAVLGAGGVARAVVAELVDAGCAVTLYNRSAERAAHLAHELRCAWQPWDARVRYVGEILINCTSVGLWPATNDTPLPDDCLRAGTLVMDTVYRPAETRLLRVARAHGCQVIDGVEMFIRQAAAQFERWQARPCPLAVLRSALPSMNAESDVKS